Proteins encoded within one genomic window of Falsibacillus pallidus:
- a CDS encoding amino acid permease produces the protein MEENQQALKKGLLPRHVQFIALAGMIGTGIFKGSADTLSMAGPSVVLAYLAGGLLLFIVMAALGEMAMMHPNLNVQNLVHKAFGFRISFIVGWLYWINWILVTIVELLAGGSFLQYWLPGVPLWLLSLICGIVIIGINLFQVKHYGEMEFWFAGIKILALIAFIVLGFLIIFGVLPSHVDDPISNFTGHGGIFPHGFGGTISALLVVMFSYGGAELIGVAVTEVKDSEKVLPKIIKGTVWRVMIFYVLPMLIICGLMPWNEVSAKESPFVQVFSLSGLPGAAHIMNLVLLTAVLSAANSGIYATSRTLYSMAQSGEAPKRLLKTTSTGIPINGIMITSFFIVVGVFLAYMTPEQVIGYLMTIPGFTVMLIWIGICAAHLKLRKEDQVRPSFRLKWSPATNIIAIAGLSFIFISFLFNKDNIVGSTVCIAAVAGLTVISIFAKKKIH, from the coding sequence ATGGAGGAGAATCAGCAAGCGTTGAAAAAAGGATTGCTGCCAAGGCACGTTCAGTTCATTGCTTTGGCAGGGATGATTGGAACGGGGATTTTTAAAGGCAGTGCAGACACATTGAGCATGGCAGGACCGAGTGTTGTGCTAGCTTACTTGGCAGGAGGGCTTCTCCTCTTTATCGTCATGGCAGCTTTAGGGGAAATGGCCATGATGCACCCCAATTTGAATGTCCAGAACCTTGTGCATAAAGCTTTTGGATTCAGAATTTCATTCATCGTTGGATGGCTGTACTGGATCAACTGGATCCTGGTCACCATCGTTGAACTATTAGCAGGCGGAAGCTTCCTGCAGTACTGGCTTCCCGGTGTACCGTTATGGCTGTTGAGCCTGATTTGCGGCATCGTCATTATTGGAATCAATTTGTTCCAGGTCAAGCATTATGGGGAAATGGAATTTTGGTTTGCCGGAATTAAGATATTAGCACTTATTGCTTTCATTGTTTTAGGTTTCCTTATTATTTTCGGCGTTCTGCCAAGCCATGTGGATGATCCTATCTCCAATTTCACCGGACATGGAGGAATCTTCCCGCATGGATTCGGCGGAACAATCAGCGCCCTTTTAGTTGTCATGTTCTCCTATGGCGGGGCAGAGTTGATCGGGGTCGCGGTCACTGAGGTCAAGGATTCCGAAAAGGTCCTTCCGAAGATCATCAAAGGAACGGTCTGGAGGGTCATGATCTTTTACGTACTTCCAATGCTGATTATCTGCGGATTGATGCCTTGGAACGAAGTATCGGCAAAAGAAAGCCCATTCGTTCAAGTATTCAGCCTCTCAGGTCTTCCTGGGGCAGCGCATATCATGAACTTAGTGCTATTGACGGCCGTCCTGTCTGCAGCCAACTCAGGCATCTACGCGACATCAAGGACCCTGTATTCCATGGCACAAAGCGGCGAGGCTCCTAAAAGACTGCTTAAAACAACCAGCACAGGCATTCCGATCAACGGGATCATGATCACCAGCTTCTTTATCGTCGTCGGCGTGTTCCTTGCATACATGACTCCTGAGCAAGTCATCGGTTATTTGATGACAATTCCAGGATTCACTGTCATGCTGATTTGGATCGGAATCTGCGCGGCCCATCTGAAGCTTCGCAAAGAAGATCAGGTGCGTCCATCCTTCCGTCTTAAATGGTCCCCGGCAACGAACATTATTGCTATCGCCGGTCTTTCGTTCATCTTTATTTCATTTTTATTCAATAAAGATAATATCGTCGGTTCCACGGTATGCATTGCGGCGGTAGCCGGACTTACTGTCATTTCTATATTCGCAAAGAAAAAAATACACTAA
- a CDS encoding GNAT family N-acetyltransferase translates to MVLIRDAHETELELIRKQRVEAYDEHKNKISSNHWKGLRTAISSKADQENGAMIFVAELEGEIVGSIVLCPEKTDVYRGLVGSSDYPEIRMLAVDPHARGKGIAPLLIEECLRRSKARGCTHIGLHTAPFMETAMKLYQKLGFHHVPEHDFEPADDGVVVKAFRKAL, encoded by the coding sequence ATGGTGCTAATTCGAGATGCCCATGAAACAGAATTGGAATTGATAAGAAAGCAGAGGGTGGAAGCTTATGACGAGCACAAAAATAAAATTTCATCAAACCATTGGAAAGGGTTGAGGACAGCCATTTCTTCAAAAGCAGATCAAGAAAACGGTGCGATGATATTTGTAGCTGAGCTAGAAGGGGAAATTGTCGGAAGCATCGTATTATGTCCAGAAAAAACAGATGTCTACCGGGGGCTCGTCGGATCCTCAGATTACCCTGAAATCCGGATGCTCGCAGTTGACCCGCATGCGAGGGGAAAAGGGATAGCGCCACTCCTGATAGAAGAATGCCTGCGCCGCTCCAAAGCAAGGGGCTGCACGCACATCGGTCTCCATACAGCCCCCTTCATGGAAACAGCGATGAAACTCTATCAAAAACTGGGATTCCACCATGTCCCTGAACATGACTTTGAGCCTGCGGATGATGGAGTCGTAGTAAAAGCATTTCGGAAAGCATTGTAA
- a CDS encoding threonine aldolase family protein gives MNMNKTLIEAFKTAEYPVNGHGKRNMKVLKDAFDTIDDHLESDMYGAGKVIEEFQEKMAKYLGKKSAVFFPSGTMAQQIALRIWSDEKGIKKVAYHPLCHLEIHEQDGLKKLHHIESVLLTEKDRVIEMEDILNMEDEVSAILLELPQREIGGQLPDYKTLEDISSYCKEKGIRLHLDGARLYEVLPFYQKTAAEVCSLFDSVYVSLYKGIGGIAGAILAGDESFTQEAKIWKTRHGGNLISLYPYILTADHYFEERVGKMEQYFIEAIEYASFFNACHRVETIPAVPVSNMFHVHFHLAKEKAEAILLEVAEETGVVFTGYLKEVNDHQCSYEASIGDLYHTVPKDRLMDAFWMLDEKLKAAGE, from the coding sequence ATTAATATGAATAAAACGCTGATAGAAGCTTTTAAAACTGCAGAATACCCGGTCAATGGACATGGAAAGAGAAACATGAAAGTCCTGAAAGATGCGTTCGACACAATCGATGATCATCTGGAAAGTGATATGTACGGGGCAGGGAAGGTCATTGAGGAGTTTCAAGAAAAAATGGCTAAGTACCTCGGCAAAAAAAGTGCGGTCTTTTTCCCGAGCGGCACCATGGCGCAGCAGATTGCCCTGCGAATCTGGAGTGATGAAAAAGGGATCAAAAAAGTCGCCTACCATCCGCTATGCCATTTGGAAATCCACGAACAGGATGGCTTAAAGAAGCTTCATCATATAGAGTCCGTTCTACTGACAGAGAAAGATAGAGTGATTGAAATGGAAGATATCTTAAACATGGAGGATGAGGTCTCTGCCATACTTCTTGAACTCCCTCAGCGTGAGATCGGAGGGCAGCTGCCTGATTATAAAACACTGGAAGACATCTCTTCCTATTGCAAAGAAAAGGGAATCAGGCTTCATTTAGACGGGGCGCGCCTGTATGAAGTCCTGCCATTCTATCAAAAAACGGCTGCAGAGGTCTGTTCCTTATTTGATAGTGTCTATGTCTCACTTTATAAAGGGATTGGCGGCATTGCCGGTGCCATTTTAGCCGGAGATGAATCTTTTACCCAGGAAGCGAAGATCTGGAAAACACGCCACGGCGGCAATTTGATCAGCCTTTATCCGTATATCCTGACGGCAGACCATTATTTTGAAGAAAGAGTCGGAAAGATGGAGCAGTATTTTATCGAGGCCATTGAGTATGCTTCATTTTTCAATGCCTGCCACCGGGTTGAGACCATTCCGGCTGTACCGGTTTCAAATATGTTCCACGTCCATTTTCATCTTGCGAAAGAAAAGGCAGAGGCGATTTTGCTTGAGGTTGCTGAAGAAACAGGGGTCGTCTTTACCGGCTATCTAAAAGAAGTGAATGATCATCAATGCTCGTATGAAGCGTCCATCGGTGATTTATATCATACCGTTCCAAAAGATCGTTTGATGGATGCTTTCTGGATGCTGGATGAAAAATTGAAGGCAGCTGGAGAGTAA
- a CDS encoding C45 family autoproteolytic acyltransferase/hydolase, translating into MKEIHSEIIQFRGSHYDFGYMQGMRLKNSLTVINRENQWKVRKPRFEIDEQEAKREIKRFAPGIWDELLGLQDALQWPMQQVLQEFGGYRVEYNRSGCSILTGEDYLIRNYDYHPKTYEGRYVLYQPTDGKGYAMIGPSQRGTGRMDGMNEHGLAVGYNFMNRKKPGDGFICCMIGRLILESCATVAEAAAMLKEIPHRHSFSYVVYDRDREAVVIEASPRDVQVRMAAACTNHFEIMKDENRRHLVDSERRLKVIEDTRAAATLNAKQAFRLLNDTDKGVFSDLYGSWAGTIHTTAYLPHQMKAWITLGGDREPVEFDFGKWLEGADLEAGRITGAVDTDIPFLHMDENADWYKR; encoded by the coding sequence ATGAAGGAAATTCACAGCGAGATTATTCAATTCAGAGGTTCTCACTACGATTTTGGGTATATGCAGGGCATGCGGCTGAAGAATTCTTTGACCGTTATCAATCGGGAAAATCAATGGAAAGTGCGGAAGCCCCGATTCGAAATAGATGAACAGGAAGCCAAACGGGAAATCAAGCGATTCGCACCGGGTATATGGGATGAGCTTTTGGGGCTTCAAGATGCTCTTCAATGGCCGATGCAGCAGGTGCTGCAGGAGTTCGGCGGCTACCGGGTGGAGTATAACCGTTCCGGCTGCTCGATTTTGACTGGAGAGGATTATCTCATCCGCAACTACGATTACCATCCGAAGACGTATGAAGGGCGGTATGTATTGTACCAGCCGACAGACGGCAAGGGGTATGCGATGATTGGACCAAGCCAGCGGGGAACGGGCCGGATGGACGGCATGAATGAACACGGGCTTGCTGTCGGCTACAATTTCATGAATCGAAAAAAGCCCGGAGATGGGTTCATTTGCTGCATGATTGGCAGGCTCATCCTGGAGTCTTGCGCAACTGTTGCCGAAGCTGCTGCGATGCTCAAGGAAATACCTCACCGCCATTCTTTTAGCTATGTGGTCTATGACAGGGATCGGGAAGCTGTTGTGATTGAAGCCTCTCCTCGCGATGTGCAAGTGAGAATGGCAGCTGCCTGTACAAACCACTTTGAAATCATGAAGGATGAAAACCGCAGGCATCTGGTTGATTCTGAACGAAGGCTCAAAGTCATTGAAGATACACGGGCAGCTGCAACATTAAATGCTAAGCAGGCATTCCGGCTATTGAATGATACTGATAAAGGCGTCTTTTCCGATTTGTATGGAAGCTGGGCAGGGACCATCCACACAACTGCCTACTTGCCGCATCAAATGAAGGCTTGGATTACGCTCGGAGGGGACAGGGAGCCAGTAGAATTCGACTTCGGAAAGTGGCTGGAAGGAGCAGATCTGGAAGCGGGCAGGATCACAGGCGCCGTTGATACAGATATTCCTTTTCTGCACATGGATGAGAATGCGGATTGGTATAAAAGGTAG
- a CDS encoding NAD(P)H-dependent oxidoreductase encodes MRDKDTLKQEILEAFHFRHATKQFDPDKKIPEDDFQFIMETGRLSPSSFGFEPWRFLVIQSEEMREKIKNAAWGAYGKLPEASHFVVILSRTKLDTEYNSAYLQDHFKNGKNMPEENFKKYMQRIEEFQKEDFKLLDGDRPLLDWAGKQTYIALANMMTAAAQIGVDSCPIEGFNMDKMNKLLADEGLLEDGHFGISVMVAFGYRVNEPAEKSRRPFDDIVKFI; translated from the coding sequence ATGCGTGATAAAGACACATTGAAACAGGAAATCCTTGAGGCTTTTCATTTTAGACATGCAACGAAGCAATTTGACCCTGACAAGAAAATTCCTGAAGATGATTTCCAATTCATCATGGAAACAGGGCGCTTATCCCCAAGTTCCTTCGGCTTTGAGCCATGGCGCTTCCTTGTGATTCAAAGCGAGGAAATGAGAGAAAAGATCAAGAATGCTGCTTGGGGTGCTTACGGAAAACTTCCCGAAGCCAGCCATTTTGTGGTGATTTTATCTCGAACCAAGCTCGATACAGAATATAATTCAGCCTATTTGCAGGATCATTTCAAGAATGGGAAAAATATGCCTGAAGAAAACTTTAAGAAATATATGCAGCGCATCGAAGAGTTTCAGAAAGAAGACTTTAAGCTTCTTGATGGAGACCGTCCGCTACTGGATTGGGCAGGCAAACAAACCTATATTGCCCTTGCCAATATGATGACAGCGGCAGCCCAGATCGGGGTCGACTCCTGTCCAATTGAAGGATTCAACATGGACAAAATGAATAAGCTGCTCGCTGACGAGGGCTTGTTGGAAGACGGCCATTTCGGCATTTCCGTCATGGTGGCATTCGGCTACCGCGTCAATGAGCCGGCAGAAAAATCACGCCGTCCATTTGATGATATTGTTAAATTTATATAA
- a CDS encoding TIGR01777 family oxidoreductase, producing MEKKVVIAGGTGFIGQYLKEKFTEDGYKVFIISRRSPNIQWEDEPGILKALEDAEVLINLAGKSVDCRYNEKNKREIFRSRTQTTEILGNALLKCENPPALWLNSSTATIYRHAEDRPMTEEGGEIGSGFSVEVAKEWEKYFFGFDLPKTRQAALRIAIVLGPDGGVMGPFKNLVKFGLGGHQGPGNQKFSWIHIEDLHQIMLFLMEREDLSGVFNCSAPNPVDNRKLMELLRKNMNMKWGLPSPKWMLEMGAVFIKTETELILKSRWVLPERLLKEGYTFRYPQLNQALENILQKNN from the coding sequence ATGGAGAAAAAAGTGGTCATTGCCGGTGGAACCGGATTTATTGGTCAATACCTTAAAGAAAAGTTCACAGAGGATGGTTATAAAGTCTTCATCATTTCCAGGCGTTCCCCCAATATACAGTGGGAGGATGAACCAGGAATCCTAAAAGCATTGGAAGACGCTGAAGTCCTCATCAACTTGGCTGGGAAGTCAGTGGATTGCCGCTACAATGAAAAAAATAAAAGAGAAATCTTCAGATCAAGAACGCAAACGACTGAGATATTAGGAAATGCTCTGTTAAAATGTGAAAACCCTCCTGCACTATGGCTCAATTCAAGTACAGCAACCATATACCGCCACGCAGAGGATCGGCCGATGACAGAAGAAGGCGGTGAAATCGGGAGCGGATTTTCTGTTGAGGTAGCGAAGGAATGGGAAAAATACTTTTTTGGATTCGATCTGCCGAAGACTCGCCAAGCAGCATTAAGGATCGCCATCGTATTGGGACCTGACGGCGGTGTCATGGGTCCATTTAAAAACCTTGTTAAATTCGGTCTCGGGGGACATCAAGGGCCTGGCAATCAAAAGTTCAGCTGGATTCACATTGAAGATTTGCATCAAATCATGCTGTTTTTAATGGAAAGAGAGGATTTAAGCGGGGTGTTCAATTGCTCTGCACCAAATCCAGTCGACAACCGGAAACTGATGGAGCTATTGAGAAAGAACATGAATATGAAGTGGGGTCTGCCTTCCCCTAAGTGGATGCTCGAGATGGGCGCTGTATTCATCAAGACAGAAACGGAGCTGATTTTGAAAAGCCGATGGGTCCTTCCAGAACGGCTGTTAAAGGAAGGATATACGTTTAGGTATCCACAGCTTAATCAGGCGCTGGAAAATATCCTTCAAAAAAATAATTAA
- a CDS encoding DUF4383 domain-containing protein, with product MAQKFTKGLGVIFILLGIVGFILPMEGIFHLTPMHNIVHLASGIIALIMSGTEAKAALYAKVFGFVYLLVAILGLFTHEFAGIIFLISDNILHFIIAFASIYIGFASKASKPANHTAAH from the coding sequence ATGGCTCAAAAATTTACTAAAGGATTAGGTGTTATTTTTATACTGTTGGGCATTGTTGGCTTTATATTGCCGATGGAGGGGATATTTCATCTGACTCCGATGCATAATATTGTCCACTTGGCATCAGGTATCATCGCCCTTATTATGAGCGGAACGGAGGCAAAGGCTGCCTTATATGCTAAAGTATTTGGATTTGTCTATTTGCTGGTTGCTATCTTAGGATTATTCACACATGAATTTGCAGGAATCATTTTCTTAATATCCGATAATATCCTTCACTTCATTATTGCATTTGCTTCCATCTATATTGGATTTGCATCCAAAGCATCAAAGCCGGCCAATCATACAGCAGCGCATTAA
- a CDS encoding NAD(P)/FAD-dependent oxidoreductase, which translates to MQKIIIVGAGILGASTAFHLAKAGLNVVLIDRFDKGQATDAAAGIVCPWISQRRNKAWYEMVKGGARYYPDLIQQLKECGETETGYSRVGALSIHNDHTKLEKMAERAIERRKDAPEIGEVKILTPQQTKDLFPPLSDEFGSVWVSGAAKVNGRALRDALINAAVKCDAEVIHGDAELLQKGNSISGVRMDGREMQADKVIVTAGAWAKELLDQVGITFMVKPQKAQIVHLQIEDKGTEDWPVIMPQNDQYILSFEDGRVVIGATHENEVGFDSRVTAGGIHEVVSKALDIAPGLAQGEWLETRVGFRPFTPDFLPVIGPLPRVDGLLIANGLGASGLTSGPYLGAELAKLVQGIPTELDLTRYDPAGALQPKE; encoded by the coding sequence ATGCAAAAGATCATAATAGTCGGAGCTGGGATACTCGGTGCATCCACCGCTTTCCATTTAGCTAAGGCTGGCTTGAATGTTGTATTAATAGATAGATTTGATAAAGGACAGGCGACAGATGCGGCTGCAGGCATTGTGTGCCCATGGATATCGCAGAGGCGGAATAAGGCATGGTATGAAATGGTGAAGGGCGGTGCCCGCTATTATCCGGATCTTATCCAACAGTTGAAAGAATGCGGGGAGACGGAAACAGGGTACAGCAGAGTCGGGGCATTAAGTATACATAATGATCATACAAAGCTGGAAAAAATGGCTGAGAGAGCGATTGAACGCCGAAAGGATGCTCCGGAAATCGGAGAAGTGAAAATATTAACGCCCCAACAAACAAAAGATCTATTCCCGCCATTATCGGATGAATTTGGTTCCGTATGGGTTTCAGGAGCAGCGAAAGTAAACGGCAGGGCGTTAAGGGATGCATTGATTAATGCAGCGGTCAAATGTGATGCGGAAGTAATACACGGTGATGCGGAATTGCTGCAAAAAGGCAATAGCATTTCCGGCGTTCGAATGGATGGCAGGGAAATGCAGGCGGACAAAGTCATCGTCACAGCAGGCGCCTGGGCAAAAGAACTTTTAGATCAGGTTGGCATTACGTTCATGGTGAAGCCCCAGAAAGCACAGATCGTACATCTGCAAATAGAAGATAAAGGGACGGAAGATTGGCCGGTGATCATGCCGCAAAATGATCAGTACATCCTTTCCTTTGAAGACGGGAGGGTGGTCATTGGGGCCACTCATGAAAATGAGGTCGGATTTGATTCAAGGGTGACAGCAGGGGGCATCCATGAAGTAGTCAGCAAAGCGTTGGATATCGCACCTGGATTGGCACAGGGAGAATGGCTTGAAACACGGGTTGGATTCAGGCCGTTTACCCCGGATTTTCTTCCGGTTATCGGTCCATTGCCTAGGGTGGATGGACTGCTGATTGCGAATGGCCTCGGTGCATCGGGTCTGACAAGCGGGCCTTATCTCGGGGCTGAGCTGGCGAAATTGGTTCAGGGCATCCCGACTGAGTTGGATTTAACTCGCTACGATCCGGCAGGTGCTCTCCAACCAAAAGAATAA
- a CDS encoding MFS transporter codes for MMETNKRMAYVVLAMALGLFMSSLDNTIVSASISQVIKDIGGFEKMSWIFTAYMLASTSTMLVFGKMSDLFGRKLFYLIGISLFLIGSALCGTAQTIDQLIAYRVIQGVGSGAIFPISFTIIFAMSSDPKKAAKMSGVFAGIFGISSVLGPQIGTWISESAVLGWRWCFYVNVPFGILSIVTLLFALKESKSDQKPKVDYLGTLLLVASTVLLLLGLEWGGKDYAWDSVQIISMFSASAIAIVLFILVERKAKEPILPLGIFKNKMVLGTSIIVFCQGAIMFSAITYLPILSVAVMGNENSNSVLTPMMFPIMIGAIMGGFLCTKVPFRTIMIISMAAGIGEAYMLGTITHETAKLTVTLVMIGMGLIVLGPLMSVSQNAVAQNVEMKYIGIASSVVGFWRSIGGVMGASITATIVNNYLKDKMTSFAASSQMPAEQVQKLAKPEVLMQQNTALPPQLVEYMRGALETALHHGFVLALIAGIIGLFVSLFIGGDRYIIGARAEKEVKPKGVPAN; via the coding sequence ATGATGGAAACAAATAAAAGAATGGCTTATGTGGTGCTGGCGATGGCACTTGGCCTGTTCATGTCGTCGCTGGATAATACCATTGTGTCTGCGAGCATCAGCCAGGTCATCAAAGATATTGGCGGGTTTGAAAAAATGAGCTGGATCTTTACTGCTTATATGCTGGCATCGACTAGTACGATGCTCGTTTTCGGGAAAATGAGTGATTTATTCGGACGGAAATTGTTTTATTTAATCGGCATCAGCTTGTTTTTAATCGGTTCTGCTCTTTGCGGGACAGCACAGACGATTGATCAGTTGATTGCTTATCGTGTGATTCAAGGGGTCGGATCAGGGGCAATATTCCCGATTTCCTTTACTATCATTTTTGCTATGTCATCGGATCCTAAGAAGGCGGCCAAAATGTCCGGGGTCTTTGCAGGAATCTTTGGGATTTCTTCTGTGCTTGGACCACAGATCGGTACGTGGATTTCGGAGTCGGCGGTGCTAGGCTGGAGATGGTGCTTTTATGTTAATGTCCCGTTCGGCATCCTTTCGATTGTCACACTGCTATTTGCTCTGAAGGAGTCAAAATCGGATCAAAAGCCGAAAGTCGACTACCTTGGAACACTCCTTCTTGTAGCTTCCACAGTCCTTCTCCTGCTCGGACTTGAGTGGGGTGGAAAGGATTATGCATGGGATTCTGTACAGATCATCAGTATGTTCTCGGCTTCTGCCATTGCGATTGTCTTGTTCATTTTGGTAGAGAGAAAAGCGAAGGAGCCAATCCTGCCGCTTGGGATCTTTAAAAATAAAATGGTTCTTGGCACAAGCATCATTGTTTTCTGCCAGGGAGCCATCATGTTCTCGGCCATTACGTATCTGCCGATTCTTTCTGTTGCTGTCATGGGGAATGAAAACTCCAACAGCGTCCTTACTCCAATGATGTTTCCGATCATGATTGGGGCGATAATGGGTGGTTTTCTCTGTACAAAAGTTCCATTCCGCACCATTATGATCATTTCAATGGCAGCGGGAATCGGGGAAGCATACATGCTTGGAACAATCACTCACGAAACGGCCAAATTGACCGTGACCCTTGTTATGATCGGGATGGGATTGATTGTCCTAGGGCCGTTGATGAGTGTATCTCAAAATGCCGTGGCTCAAAATGTTGAGATGAAATACATTGGGATCGCATCATCTGTCGTCGGTTTCTGGCGCAGCATCGGCGGCGTCATGGGGGCATCCATTACAGCAACGATCGTCAATAATTACTTGAAAGATAAAATGACTTCGTTTGCTGCTTCCTCCCAGATGCCTGCAGAGCAGGTTCAGAAATTAGCGAAGCCTGAGGTCCTTATGCAGCAAAATACGGCCCTTCCGCCTCAGCTGGTCGAATACATGAGAGGTGCTCTTGAAACGGCATTGCATCATGGATTTGTCCTGGCATTGATTGCGGGCATCATCGGCCTCTTTGTGTCTTTATTTATAGGTGGGGACCGTTACATCATAGGGGCAAGAGCTGAAAAAGAAGTAAAGCCAAAAGGCGTTCCTGCTAACTGA
- a CDS encoding ATP-binding protein has translation MKEFNHIANIVLYRWTAALIIAIMVLGVVTSPSLSWNAGIIIQSFFVVVISVLLIIYPKKESILLRSILIFTIAGYFYAFFIYYPLTALNFIFIALLPAVAIGFFHKKLFYTIWILNFAGAFGAFLYVYFEEGEKFSFLKGDFTGNVLDFIGAQIMLYFIFFITNNRIDRISQYYDHIQKSERLKMTGQLAAAVAHEIRNPIAVVKGFLQLYREDPNIPESAKEHFQLMLLEMDQAESVIQDFLSLSKPHDEHASLVDLSEILKSVTDLLQSYGSINNIQFKVDQAEESFIYGSKVELKQLLVNIMKNSIEAMKKGGEIRISSRTEGDYAVVEIADEGVGMDQEEIKELGTPFYSLKSSGTGLGLMICYNILEKYGGSLQFKSEKGAGTTAILTFKKA, from the coding sequence ATGAAGGAATTTAATCACATAGCAAATATCGTTTTATATAGATGGACGGCAGCGCTGATTATTGCAATCATGGTGCTTGGAGTTGTGACATCGCCTTCCCTTTCATGGAATGCAGGGATCATAATCCAGTCATTTTTTGTGGTCGTCATTTCCGTTTTGCTTATCATTTATCCTAAAAAAGAGTCTATTTTGCTTAGAAGTATTTTGATATTTACAATTGCAGGATACTTTTACGCCTTTTTCATTTACTATCCGTTGACAGCTTTGAATTTTATATTTATTGCGCTGCTTCCTGCCGTGGCAATCGGTTTTTTTCATAAAAAATTATTTTACACGATATGGATCTTGAATTTTGCCGGAGCTTTTGGCGCATTCCTCTATGTCTACTTTGAAGAGGGTGAGAAGTTCTCCTTCTTAAAAGGCGATTTTACAGGAAATGTGCTTGATTTCATCGGGGCGCAAATCATGCTCTATTTTATTTTCTTCATTACCAATAATCGAATCGATCGGATTAGCCAATATTATGATCATATCCAAAAGTCGGAGAGATTGAAGATGACAGGGCAGCTGGCAGCAGCTGTAGCACATGAAATCCGTAATCCGATTGCGGTTGTAAAAGGGTTCCTGCAGTTATATCGGGAAGACCCGAATATCCCGGAATCCGCTAAGGAACATTTTCAATTGATGCTTTTGGAGATGGATCAAGCGGAATCTGTCATTCAGGATTTTCTCTCTCTTTCCAAACCGCATGACGAACACGCTTCTTTAGTTGACCTGTCTGAAATCTTGAAGAGTGTAACAGACCTGCTTCAATCCTATGGATCCATCAACAATATTCAATTCAAAGTGGACCAGGCAGAAGAGTCCTTTATTTATGGCAGCAAAGTAGAGCTCAAGCAGCTGCTCGTGAATATCATGAAGAACTCAATCGAAGCGATGAAAAAAGGCGGGGAAATTCGAATCTCTTCCAGAACAGAAGGGGATTATGCTGTTGTAGAAATTGCAGATGAAGGGGTGGGGATGGACCAAGAAGAAATAAAAGAACTTGGTACACCGTTTTATTCCTTGAAGAGCTCGGGGACTGGGCTTGGGTTGATGATCTGCTACAATATTTTGGAGAAGTATGGCGGAAGCCTCCAGTTTAAAAGTGAAAAAGGAGCAGGGACTACGGCCATTTTGACATTTAAAAAAGCTTAA